Proteins encoded within one genomic window of Lampris incognitus isolate fLamInc1 chromosome 1, fLamInc1.hap2, whole genome shotgun sequence:
- the LOC130111997 gene encoding beta-1,3-galactosyl-O-glycosyl-glycoprotein beta-1,6-N-acetylglucosaminyltransferase-like yields the protein MGLTRRLVRPPQLLCWILVSCILGSLVMLLLLGPSEMYWDPSYSRSYSWLEYKDTGEGPDDVFSCSAVLQGDLETLEKVKIMRIIKDFQKRTLISDEYYINITRDCRNFKLSRKYITFPLSQEEEDFPLAYSIVVHHKVQNFERLLRAIYAPQNVYCVHVDKKAPVSVLAAIMSITSCFPNVFMVSRPVSVVYAAWPRVQADLNCMADLYNITTQWKYFINLCGQDFPLKTNLEIVRSLRSLGGGNSMESEQMPEGKKSRVKNSYQIVDGTIQATGQTKELPPFNLPILSGNAYIVVNRGYIRSVLEDPRIQALIAWAKDTYSPDEFLWATIQRLPGVPGSTWPNSKYDMTDINAIARMVKWQWHEGSNGVQGAVYPECHGNHVRAICVYGAGDLQWLIEQHHIFANKFDADTNPVAIRCLEKYLRTKALEIH from the exons ATGGGTCTTACTAGACGGCTGGTGAGACCACCTCAGCTCCTCTGTTGGATACTTGTTAGCTGCATTCTAGGATCACTTGTGATGCTTCTCTTGCTGGGTCCATCTGAAATGTATTGGGATCCAAGCTACAGTCGGAGCTACAGTTGGCTAGAGTACAAAGATACTGGTGAAGGTCCAGATGATGTTTTCAGCTGTTCAGCAGTTCTGCAGGGAGATCTTGAAACCTTAGAAAAGGTCAAGATAATGCGCATCATCAAGGACTTCCAGAAGCGTACCCTGATCTCTGATGAGTATTACATAAATATCACCCGGGACTGCAG GAATTTCAAGCTGAGCAGGAAATACATAACATTTCCTCTTAGCCAGGAAGAGGAGGACTTTCCCCTGGCCTACTCAATTGTTGTCCACCATAAG GTACAAAACTTTGAGCGCCTGCTGCGTGCCATTTATGCACCTCAGAATGTTTACTGTGTCCATGTGGATAAGAAGGCACCCGTTTCAGTCTTGGCTGCCATCATGAGCATTACCTCCTGTTTCCCCAACGTATTCATGGTCAGCCGACCAGTGAGTGTGGTCTACGCTGCCTGGCCACGTGTCCAGGCTGACCTCAACTGTATGGCTGATCTATATAATATTACTACACAATGGAAGTACTTCATCAACCTCTGTGGCCAGGATTTCCCCCTGAAAACCAATCTTGAGATCGTGAGGAGCCTGCGGTCACTGGGAGGAGGGAACAGTATGGAGTCCGAGCAAATGCCTGAAGGGAAGAAGTCGAGGGTGAAAAACTCTTATCAGATAGTGGATGGGACTATCCAG GCTACAGGTCAAACCAAGGAGCTGCCGCCCTTTAACCTGCCCATCCTATCAGGGAATGCCTACATCGTGGTTAACCGGGGCTACATCCGTAGTGTGTTGGAAGACCCTCGCATACAAGCACTGATTGCATGGGCAAAGGACACCTACAGTCCAGATGAGTTCCTCTGGGCCACCATCCAGCGGCTCCCAGGTGTTCCCGGCTCAACCTGGCCCAACTCCAAATATGACATGACAGACATCAACGCCATTGCGCGGATGGTGAAGTGGCAGTGGCATGAAGGCTCAAATGGTGTGCAGGGTGCCGTGTATCCCGAGTGTCATGGCAACCATGTCAGGGCAATATGTGTTTATGGTGCTGGGGATTTGCAATGGTTGATAGAGCAACACCACATCTTTGCAAATAAGTTTGACGCAGACACGAATCCGGTTGCCATCCGCTGCTTGGAGAAGTACCTCAGAACAAAGGCACTGGAAATACATTAG